In one window of Polaromonas naphthalenivorans CJ2 DNA:
- the gspG gene encoding type II secretion system major pseudopilin GspG, whose translation MTTQNLPFPSMRRRLSAGFTLIELMVVLVIIGVLAALIVPNVLERADDARATAAKTDVNNLMQALKLYRLDNQRYPTAEQGLQALLVKPTTGPIPSNWKSYLDKLPNDPWGRPYQYLNPGIKGEIDVMSFGADGQAGGEGKNADVGSWD comes from the coding sequence ATGACTACACAAAATCTTCCCTTCCCGTCCATGCGGCGCCGCCTGTCAGCGGGTTTCACACTGATCGAGTTGATGGTGGTGCTGGTGATTATTGGCGTGCTGGCTGCCTTGATTGTTCCCAACGTACTGGAACGCGCTGACGACGCGCGCGCCACGGCCGCCAAAACCGACGTTAACAACCTGATGCAGGCGCTCAAGCTGTACAGGCTGGACAACCAGCGCTATCCCACGGCCGAACAGGGATTGCAGGCGCTGCTGGTCAAGCCCACAACCGGGCCCATCCCCTCCAACTGGAAATCCTACCTCGACAAACTGCCCAACGACCCGTGGGGCCGCCCCTACCAGTACCTGAACCCAGGCATCAAGGGCGAAATTGACGTGATGTCGTTCGGCGCAGATGGACAGGCCGGCGGCGAGGGAAAAAATGCGGATGTCGGCAGTTGGGACTGA